A single genomic interval of Methanocalculus natronophilus harbors:
- a CDS encoding PKD domain-containing protein — MRSLLLVFLALLLLCGIASAVNVMVESDTKSGVIPAQITFTGSVSGNETGVTEWSWQFRRVGDPITATPIVASGRTVTPTFNRPGTWRGVLHVVTDGENFQSRPYEVVIYEGDYVPIPGFTASATSGTAPLTVTFTDDSTHKPTSWHWNFGDGASGTGPRVTHTYTEPGTYSITLRIENPAGSFSQTWRDKITVYQRPVAAFSVDETSGEPPFTVSFTDESRGGITTWEWDFGDGEQSSEQNPVHTYERPGVYPVRLKVHNPYDSDTLVRDNLVIVATRPVVDFTADVVRGSPPLTVQFTDISGGNPNQWRWDFGDGKTARTRNPEHTYQYPGTFKVTLTASGGQVSGSLSRSGYITVIALPEADFSVDRTIGSAPLKVRFSDKSSGGAEAWRWDFGDGKISRDRHPEHIYTEPGTYTVTQTVRNEFGFDVVQKTDLITVMQPTVTPVPEPEDPETMTVTANDSSVTNRSPAFDLSLDIPFINPKDLFSEYIRLIREIMDAQRL; from the coding sequence ATGCGATCCCTTCTTCTTGTGTTCCTTGCTCTCCTGCTCCTCTGCGGGATCGCTTCTGCTGTCAACGTGATGGTCGAGAGCGACACAAAAAGCGGCGTCATCCCCGCACAGATTACATTCACCGGTTCGGTCTCAGGAAATGAAACCGGGGTTACCGAATGGTCATGGCAGTTCAGGAGGGTCGGTGATCCGATAACAGCAACGCCAATTGTTGCCAGTGGAAGAACTGTCACACCGACATTCAACCGTCCGGGTACATGGCGTGGTGTCCTGCATGTCGTAACTGATGGAGAGAACTTCCAGAGCCGGCCATATGAGGTGGTGATCTATGAAGGTGATTATGTCCCCATCCCTGGATTCACGGCATCTGCAACCTCTGGCACTGCCCCGCTTACCGTTACCTTCACCGATGATTCAACCCATAAGCCGACGAGCTGGCACTGGAATTTTGGTGATGGTGCTTCAGGAACAGGACCGAGAGTGACCCATACCTATACAGAACCCGGCACCTACTCGATAACCCTCAGGATTGAAAACCCCGCCGGGAGCTTCTCGCAGACATGGCGTGATAAGATTACTGTCTATCAAAGGCCCGTTGCTGCCTTCTCTGTAGATGAGACAAGTGGAGAACCACCCTTTACGGTTTCATTTACAGATGAATCCCGTGGTGGGATCACCACATGGGAGTGGGATTTTGGTGATGGGGAACAATCATCAGAGCAAAACCCGGTTCATACCTATGAACGGCCGGGTGTCTATCCCGTCAGGCTCAAAGTCCATAATCCATATGATTCTGACACCCTTGTCAGGGACAACCTCGTTATTGTCGCTACCAGGCCTGTTGTTGATTTTACAGCAGATGTAGTTCGTGGCAGTCCTCCACTGACAGTTCAGTTCACGGATATATCAGGGGGCAATCCAAACCAGTGGAGATGGGATTTTGGTGACGGGAAAACTGCCCGTACCCGGAATCCTGAGCATACCTACCAGTATCCGGGCACATTCAAAGTGACGCTCACCGCATCAGGCGGCCAGGTGTCGGGGTCACTCTCCCGCAGCGGCTATATTACTGTCATTGCACTTCCTGAAGCGGATTTTTCCGTGGATAGGACAATCGGGTCAGCACCACTGAAGGTCAGGTTCTCGGATAAATCCAGTGGCGGAGCTGAAGCATGGAGATGGGATTTTGGTGATGGAAAAATCAGCAGGGATCGCCACCCTGAACATATCTATACCGAACCCGGCACCTATACGGTTACCCAGACCGTCAGGAACGAATTTGGCTTTGATGTTGTTCAAAAGACCGATCTCATTACCGTCATGCAACCGACTGTAACACCGGTTCCCGAGCCCGAAGATCCAGAAACAATGACTGTAACGGCAAATGACTCATCTGTTACCAACAGGTCGCCGGCATTTGATCTTTCTCTTGATATTCCATTTATTAATCCAAAAGATCTCTTCTCCGAGTATATCCGGCTCATCAGGGAGATAATGGATGCGCAGCGTCTCTGA
- a CDS encoding Yip1 family protein codes for MDDQPRDPDTSSGSVFRGVAIKKEPFTVSVDTSRILLAPESGAGQDREFKGSVIFDAVPETDGEGLPALALAIRTPGGIKRIVLSFPEWAGGASGRDRLEAQVQQVTRDALPSGSAPGPGDETITIPGILIKGTGFALGISSQEVTLTPENPAEKKRIFPRDSVVDATAETGETGIPQLMLGITTPGGRRQLLLAFPEHAGGARARDRAVGLITAPVNKKTPAASTTPSPKPLLLPGIAIKGHSFNAELLPDRIRLSPENGDGRTREFVRDAIFDVTAEFTSEGIHSAALAINTPGGIQTMILSFSEDAGGAGGRDQFISYVHAIINRRPFESDFRAPSPKKQQPRMEYPICQRSCLMLEEEQVGLLLTSKRLIIYEGDADSVAVIEEFPARCILDASPTLDLEGRPAMVVSFLSEEKEIIERRIVFEDPAERDSWISLLTADELPPPLIDNTADEALSLPDQGQDMPLEEHEEEDETAVDGFGREEEPPGEAYVQPAERCPACRTLTLPESPWCDICGIRLSADRDWRGLDEYVLMLPEETVALPPDPKREPGRLKTFLFTPSAAERFRDDPIRLPLLFFLTSILVCILGNIAVIGFFSTYTSFDESLYPIISALITDPVIMATFTATALFAALLSATIAATLGYLIVGREEGSFRKVLGITFYSSLPFGIIGIVPLLGILTAPLWSVLILSGALRSAFDFSVPASFFPPVASNIALFVALLLITGGFL; via the coding sequence ATGGACGATCAGCCCAGAGATCCCGACACGTCATCAGGCAGCGTTTTTCGTGGTGTAGCGATCAAGAAAGAGCCCTTCACCGTATCGGTAGATACAAGCCGGATTCTGCTTGCTCCAGAATCCGGGGCCGGCCAGGATCGGGAATTTAAGGGCTCCGTCATCTTTGATGCAGTACCCGAGACCGATGGCGAGGGTCTTCCCGCACTTGCGCTTGCAATCAGGACACCAGGCGGCATCAAAAGAATCGTCCTCTCGTTTCCTGAATGGGCAGGAGGAGCCTCAGGGCGGGACAGGCTGGAAGCGCAGGTGCAGCAGGTGACCAGGGATGCTCTACCGTCTGGATCAGCACCAGGACCTGGAGACGAAACAATCACCATCCCCGGTATCCTGATCAAGGGAACCGGCTTTGCTCTTGGCATCTCCTCCCAGGAAGTCACGCTTACACCTGAAAACCCTGCAGAAAAAAAACGGATATTCCCACGGGACTCAGTCGTTGATGCAACCGCAGAGACCGGTGAGACGGGTATCCCCCAGCTTATGCTTGGTATCACGACCCCGGGTGGCAGAAGGCAGCTCCTCCTCGCATTTCCGGAGCATGCGGGTGGCGCTCGGGCCCGTGACCGGGCAGTCGGGCTGATCACAGCTCCTGTCAACAAAAAGACACCTGCAGCTTCAACAACACCATCCCCAAAACCTCTTCTTCTCCCGGGAATCGCCATCAAGGGCCACTCTTTCAATGCCGAACTCCTCCCGGACAGGATCCGGCTTTCTCCAGAGAACGGGGATGGCAGAACAAGGGAGTTTGTACGGGACGCGATCTTTGATGTCACGGCCGAGTTCACCTCCGAAGGCATCCATTCAGCAGCCCTTGCAATTAACACGCCAGGGGGGATCCAGACGATGATCCTTTCCTTCTCAGAAGACGCAGGTGGGGCCGGTGGCCGGGATCAGTTCATTTCATACGTACATGCGATCATCAACAGGAGACCGTTTGAATCTGATTTTAGGGCACCTTCCCCAAAGAAACAACAGCCCCGGATGGAGTATCCCATCTGCCAGAGATCCTGCCTGATGCTTGAAGAAGAACAGGTGGGTCTCCTCCTCACCTCAAAACGCCTGATCATATACGAAGGAGATGCCGATTCGGTTGCAGTCATTGAAGAGTTTCCGGCACGCTGTATACTTGACGCCTCCCCGACACTTGATCTCGAGGGGAGGCCTGCAATGGTTGTCTCGTTCCTCTCAGAAGAAAAAGAGATCATTGAACGGCGAATTGTCTTTGAGGATCCTGCTGAGCGCGACTCCTGGATCTCTCTTCTCACCGCAGATGAGCTTCCTCCGCCATTGATTGACAATACTGCAGACGAGGCTCTATCCCTTCCGGATCAGGGACAGGACATGCCTCTCGAGGAGCACGAAGAGGAGGACGAAACGGCTGTTGATGGATTCGGTAGGGAAGAAGAACCTCCCGGGGAGGCGTACGTCCAGCCTGCAGAACGCTGTCCAGCCTGCAGAACGCTGACGCTCCCTGAGAGTCCCTGGTGCGATATCTGCGGCATCCGTCTTTCAGCAGATCGTGACTGGCGCGGCCTGGATGAATATGTACTCATGCTCCCGGAGGAGACTGTAGCACTTCCTCCTGATCCGAAACGGGAGCCCGGACGCCTGAAGACCTTCCTTTTTACCCCATCAGCAGCAGAGCGGTTCAGGGACGATCCCATCCGGCTGCCGCTCCTCTTCTTCCTCACCTCGATACTTGTCTGCATACTCGGCAACATTGCGGTTATCGGGTTTTTTTCAACCTATACATCGTTTGATGAGTCTCTCTACCCGATCATATCGGCTTTGATCACCGATCCTGTGATCATGGCAACCTTTACGGCAACAGCCCTTTTTGCAGCTCTTCTCTCTGCAACTATTGCCGCAACACTTGGCTATCTCATCGTCGGAAGGGAGGAAGGGAGTTTTCGCAAGGTGCTTGGGATCACATTCTATTCTTCCCTCCCCTTTGGCATCATCGGTATCGTGCCACTTCTTGGTATTCTGACAGCTCCACTCTGGTCTGTACTGATCCTCTCAGGAGCGCTCAGGAGTGCATTTGACTTCTCTGTTCCTGCCTCCTTCTTCCCTCCTGTTGCAAGCAACATCGCTCTATTCGTCGCCCTCCTCCTCATCACAGGTGGTTTTCTCTGA
- a CDS encoding tRNA (N(6)-L-threonylcarbamoyladenosine(37)-C(2))-methylthiotransferase, which translates to MTRESSVRPDPLAEIRDRRVFIETYGCTYNYADSKKLEVILKNQGCLITESAEDAECLILNTCIVIERTERQMRARIKALSGRELFVTGCLPAVEPGCGGMVIDPELIHPTFLATSGHQQSGSVAALQIAKGCAGHCTYCITKKARGDLVSHPAEEIIQEAGDLIAQGAVEIQLTAQDVSAWGRDIGSDLSSLLDALGEIVGDHRIRIGMMNPDTLKPILKAVLRSCETERIFSFFHIPIQSGSDQVLQRMGRSYTADDTREIIRAIQKSFPSARISTDIICGFPGETDSEFGETLDLLREIRPEKINITRYSRRSGTPAADWRDMPDRFKKDRSRQATALAREIFSGVYERFIGLEMEVIVTEVVKEQTVTARDAAYRPVIITEPLEMGSRHRVRITDHKVHYLVGERIS; encoded by the coding sequence ATGACCAGAGAGAGCAGCGTGCGTCCAGATCCACTAGCTGAAATCAGAGACCGGCGTGTCTTCATCGAGACCTACGGGTGCACCTACAATTATGCGGATTCAAAGAAGCTCGAGGTTATCCTGAAGAACCAGGGGTGTCTGATTACTGAATCTGCTGAAGATGCCGAGTGCCTCATCCTGAATACCTGTATTGTTATTGAGCGGACAGAACGGCAGATGAGGGCCAGGATAAAGGCTCTTTCAGGGAGGGAACTGTTTGTCACCGGATGCCTGCCCGCAGTTGAGCCGGGGTGTGGTGGCATGGTGATCGACCCTGAGCTGATCCATCCAACGTTCCTTGCAACGAGCGGGCACCAGCAGTCCGGATCTGTTGCCGCTCTCCAGATCGCAAAAGGCTGCGCCGGCCACTGCACCTACTGCATCACGAAGAAGGCACGAGGTGATCTCGTCAGCCACCCCGCAGAGGAGATCATACAGGAGGCAGGCGATCTCATTGCGCAGGGTGCAGTTGAGATCCAGCTGACTGCCCAGGATGTCTCGGCGTGGGGGAGGGATATCGGATCTGATCTCAGCTCTCTCCTGGATGCGCTTGGAGAGATTGTTGGTGATCACCGGATCCGTATCGGGATGATGAACCCGGATACCCTCAAACCCATTCTCAAGGCTGTTCTCCGCTCATGTGAGACAGAGCGTATCTTTTCGTTCTTCCATATCCCGATCCAGTCCGGATCAGATCAGGTTCTGCAGAGGATGGGACGGAGCTATACAGCCGATGATACGAGGGAGATTATCAGGGCAATACAGAAGAGTTTTCCATCTGCCAGGATCTCAACAGACATCATATGCGGGTTTCCAGGCGAGACCGATTCGGAGTTTGGGGAGACGCTTGATCTGCTGCGAGAGATCCGGCCTGAGAAGATCAATATCACCAGGTACTCACGGCGGAGCGGGACGCCTGCTGCTGACTGGCGGGATATGCCGGATCGGTTCAAAAAGGATCGGTCACGGCAGGCAACCGCTCTTGCACGGGAGATTTTTTCAGGCGTCTATGAGCGGTTTATCGGGTTGGAGATGGAAGTGATCGTCACCGAGGTTGTGAAAGAGCAGACCGTGACTGCCCGTGATGCTGCATACCGGCCGGTTATCATCACTGAACCCCTCGAAATGGGAAGCAGGCACCGTGTCAGGATCACTGATCACAAGGTGCATTACCTGGTTGGAGAGCGTATCAGCTGA
- a CDS encoding HD domain-containing protein, producing MQNQEPEATEEMTMNRIRRIREFAARYSPDTPHDEQVRTNALQLFDALQSLHHLSDDDRFILEAATLLHDIGWSRGISAHHKSGSRMIREDTTLPLTERERDLVAQLIRYHRKALPAPAHGRFAALDEHDKARLRMLAAILRVADGLDRTHQSLVETITATFTPDMVTIRCLARGEGYAEREYAKKKSDLFEDIFSRKLHTEWERFS from the coding sequence ATGCAGAATCAGGAACCTGAAGCAACTGAGGAGATGACTATGAATCGGATCCGCAGAATCCGGGAATTTGCAGCCCGTTATTCCCCCGACACACCCCACGACGAGCAGGTGAGAACGAATGCCCTACAGCTCTTTGACGCGCTTCAATCCCTCCATCATCTCTCAGACGATGACCGCTTCATCCTGGAGGCTGCAACGCTTCTCCATGATATCGGGTGGAGCCGTGGCATCTCTGCTCATCATAAGAGCGGCAGCAGGATGATCCGGGAGGACACAACCCTTCCCCTCACGGAACGAGAGAGGGACCTGGTTGCCCAGCTCATCCGGTATCACCGCAAAGCCCTCCCGGCACCTGCTCACGGGCGGTTTGCGGCTCTGGATGAACATGACAAAGCACGGCTCCGGATGCTTGCGGCCATACTCAGGGTTGCCGACGGACTCGATCGCACCCACCAGTCACTGGTTGAAACGATTACAGCCACCTTCACCCCGGATATGGTTACAATCCGGTGTCTTGCCAGGGGTGAAGGCTATGCAGAACGGGAGTATGCAAAAAAGAAATCCGATCTCTTCGAAGATATCTTCTCACGAAAACTGCATACTGAGTGGGAGCGCTTCAGCTAA
- the asnB gene encoding asparagine synthase (glutamine-hydrolyzing) — MSGIAGSFQFQIGSPDRDLVRNMSEVLRHRGPDGGGIFSSGRVCLAHRRLAILDLSDAGRQPMANENGTLWMVYNGELFNYPELRTELIRSGHRFTTETDAEVILHAYEEWGRDCLSRFNGMWAFAIYNTHDETLFCARDRFGIKPFYYTRVDGGILFASEIKALLLHPMVGREPDDEMVRTFLAWGIHDHTDRTMFAGVHQIRGGHSITFLPSGEEEYECYFDPDVSSETASDPETGKKASGTLNHLLEDAIRLRLRSDVPVGTCLSGGINSATVTALINRLIRTESPDSVGDVQKTFSAQVADPGSEERGSMDSILDATGAANERIFPGPAGFRDDVADMLYMMDEPFGSLACYSQYCVMREAGRHVKVVLDSHGADEELAGYIGYLPALGREFLAGGHYLKALSVWYQVFRRHFSFFLDAKAQRAIQRRRRRCIRGEIPSINRYSGTLSEILKRELMETNLPALLHYEDRNSSAFSIEARMPFLDYRVAGYIASLPLDQKVRFGRTKWVLREAVVGIVPDAVRNRDDTMEFPTPEAAWMRDELAGMMLSLFESESFLKRPYWDAGCVLEEYHSFLNGRSPYSADLWRFACVERWLQMFFDRRPAIRDAAHPLSP; from the coding sequence ATGTCCGGTATAGCAGGCTCTTTTCAGTTTCAAATCGGGTCCCCTGACAGGGATCTCGTCAGGAATATGAGCGAGGTCCTCAGGCACCGGGGACCTGATGGGGGCGGTATCTTCTCTTCCGGGAGGGTCTGCCTGGCTCACCGGCGGCTTGCCATACTGGATCTCTCTGATGCCGGCAGGCAGCCGATGGCAAATGAGAACGGAACCCTCTGGATGGTGTATAATGGAGAGCTCTTCAATTATCCTGAACTTCGGACTGAACTGATCAGATCTGGCCACCGGTTCACTACAGAAACCGATGCCGAGGTGATCCTTCATGCATATGAAGAGTGGGGGCGGGACTGCCTCTCCAGGTTTAATGGCATGTGGGCGTTTGCCATCTATAACACCCATGACGAGACCCTCTTCTGCGCACGGGACAGGTTTGGGATCAAGCCCTTCTACTATACCAGGGTTGACGGCGGGATACTCTTTGCATCTGAGATCAAGGCGCTCCTTCTCCACCCCATGGTGGGGAGGGAGCCCGATGACGAGATGGTCAGGACGTTTCTTGCATGGGGTATCCATGACCACACTGACAGGACGATGTTTGCCGGGGTGCACCAGATCCGGGGTGGCCATAGCATCACCTTCCTGCCATCCGGGGAAGAGGAGTATGAATGCTACTTTGATCCGGATGTCAGTTCTGAAACTGCATCTGATCCAGAAACCGGGAAGAAAGCCAGCGGGACACTGAATCACCTGCTTGAGGATGCCATCCGGCTCAGGCTTCGATCTGATGTGCCGGTCGGTACATGCCTCTCTGGCGGTATCAACTCTGCCACCGTCACCGCCCTGATCAACCGGCTCATCAGGACGGAGTCACCTGATAGTGTGGGAGATGTGCAGAAGACCTTCTCTGCCCAGGTTGCGGATCCCGGATCTGAGGAGAGAGGATCTATGGATAGCATCCTTGATGCAACCGGTGCTGCCAATGAACGGATATTCCCAGGCCCCGCCGGTTTCAGGGACGATGTTGCCGATATGCTCTATATGATGGATGAGCCGTTTGGATCCCTCGCCTGCTATTCCCAGTACTGTGTAATGCGGGAAGCAGGCAGGCACGTGAAGGTCGTCCTGGACAGCCATGGTGCTGACGAGGAACTGGCCGGGTATATCGGGTACCTGCCTGCCCTTGGACGGGAGTTCCTGGCAGGGGGACACTATCTGAAGGCACTTTCAGTATGGTATCAGGTATTTCGTCGCCATTTCTCCTTTTTCCTTGATGCGAAAGCACAACGTGCGATCCAGAGAAGACGGAGAAGATGTATCAGGGGAGAGATTCCATCAATCAACCGGTACAGCGGAACTCTCTCAGAAATTCTGAAACGGGAGCTCATGGAGACGAATCTCCCTGCTCTCCTGCATTATGAGGACAGAAACTCAAGTGCCTTCTCAATTGAGGCAAGAATGCCGTTTCTGGATTACCGGGTTGCCGGGTACATCGCGTCCCTGCCGCTTGACCAGAAGGTGAGATTTGGGAGGACAAAATGGGTGCTTCGGGAGGCGGTTGTAGGAATTGTCCCGGACGCCGTCAGGAACCGCGATGATACGATGGAATTTCCGACTCCCGAGGCTGCCTGGATGAGGGATGAGCTGGCCGGGATGATGCTCTCTCTCTTTGAATCAGAGAGCTTTTTGAAGAGACCCTACTGGGATGCGGGCTGTGTGCTTGAGGAGTACCATTCTTTTCTCAATGGACGGTCACCGTATTCAGCAGATCTCTGGCGGTTTGCCTGTGTTGAACGATGGCTTCAGATGTTCTTTGACAGAAGGCCGGCCATCAGAGACGCTGCGCATCCATTATCTCCCTGA
- a CDS encoding metal-dependent transcriptional regulator — MEYQGEEEVPPRKAAYLKFILEAGGRVRTTEIARNFGVSNPTGSKVIRELTEAGYLTHAPYTDAALTEKGERIAVFIQRRHRILTLLLSHYGFGPGEACSEAEQFEHHVSREAVNRICASLGHPVISVCGPIMHDGECCPETGG, encoded by the coding sequence ATGGAGTACCAGGGAGAGGAGGAGGTTCCGCCACGGAAAGCCGCATACCTGAAATTTATTCTTGAAGCCGGGGGACGTGTACGGACAACAGAGATCGCCCGAAATTTTGGGGTATCGAACCCGACCGGATCCAAGGTGATCCGCGAGCTGACTGAGGCGGGCTATCTCACCCATGCACCCTACACCGATGCAGCCCTTACCGAAAAAGGCGAGCGGATCGCCGTATTCATACAGAGACGGCACAGGATCCTGACCCTGCTCCTCTCGCACTATGGGTTTGGCCCGGGCGAAGCCTGCAGCGAGGCAGAACAGTTTGAGCATCATGTCTCACGGGAGGCGGTGAACCGGATCTGTGCATCACTTGGCCACCCGGTGATCTCAGTCTGCGGCCCGATTATGCATGATGGCGAGTGCTGCCCGGAAACTGGAGGGTGA
- a CDS encoding YbgA family protein: protein MGVKRSFQKPVLVVSRCIEFDHVRYNGDMISSAVVASMKPFVTFLPVCPEVEIGLGIPRDTIRIVQRDGEERLIQPSTGRDLTNLMQEFCSEFLDTIPPVDGFIMKNKSPTSGISDVKRYPSESKSASAGKGPGFFGGMILDRFSGYPVEDEGRLRNRRIRDHFLTRIFLLADLRHAEETGSINALIRLHTENKLLYLSYSQVMLKKLGRIVANAGKKPVQQVFLEYREALSGGMKAGPRYTAEINVILHAFGFLKDSLSRDEKAFFLEELDAYRQGRNQVTHLKTLLRGWILRDKTTALAEQTWFAPFPDSFMVLDPEDTGRGREMWGSDIS from the coding sequence ATGGGAGTGAAGCGATCCTTTCAAAAGCCTGTACTGGTCGTAAGCCGGTGTATCGAGTTTGATCATGTCAGGTATAACGGTGATATGATCAGTAGCGCGGTTGTCGCATCAATGAAGCCGTTTGTGACCTTTCTCCCGGTCTGTCCGGAGGTTGAAATCGGGCTTGGGATTCCACGCGATACCATACGGATTGTCCAAAGAGATGGAGAAGAACGGTTAATCCAGCCATCCACCGGACGGGATCTCACGAATCTGATGCAGGAGTTCTGCTCCGAATTCCTTGATACAATTCCGCCAGTGGATGGGTTCATCATGAAGAATAAGTCTCCAACCTCCGGGATCTCTGATGTGAAACGGTATCCTTCGGAGAGTAAATCAGCCTCCGCCGGGAAAGGCCCGGGTTTTTTCGGGGGAATGATACTTGATAGATTCTCCGGCTATCCGGTAGAAGATGAGGGGCGACTCCGGAACAGGAGAATACGGGATCATTTCCTCACACGCATCTTTCTTCTTGCCGATCTGAGGCATGCAGAAGAGACCGGGTCAATAAACGCTCTCATACGACTCCATACAGAAAACAAACTCCTCTACCTCTCATACAGCCAGGTGATGCTCAAAAAACTTGGGAGAATCGTTGCAAATGCCGGAAAGAAACCCGTCCAACAGGTCTTTTTGGAGTATAGGGAGGCCCTGTCCGGTGGTATGAAGGCAGGGCCGCGCTATACTGCGGAGATAAATGTCATCCTGCATGCATTTGGATTCCTGAAAGACTCGCTCTCACGGGATGAGAAAGCCTTCTTCCTTGAGGAGCTGGATGCATACCGGCAGGGCAGGAACCAGGTTACTCATCTCAAGACGCTTCTTCGGGGCTGGATCCTGAGGGATAAGACGACCGCACTCGCAGAACAGACCTGGTTTGCCCCGTTCCCTGATTCGTTCATGGTGCTTGATCCTGAAGATACCGGACGTGGACGGGAGATGTGGGGATCAGATATCAGCTGA
- a CDS encoding MerR family transcriptional regulator yields MMTDHDRLRIPEIADLLSLREELIRQYADEYDEFLPHKAIGKVRLYEESALKRFRVIADLTAQGMSREGIVMVLKGGKPLQELAPDEGSDAPEKKESRPPPPRPELLDEVVLAANRTLEATSHMDHRIGAIRNGMETNTERILHEIGLLRGDLQASRDELRTLWSQVRELEDDLRERELRKSWLERVARRFSR; encoded by the coding sequence ATGATGACAGACCATGACCGGCTCAGGATACCAGAGATTGCCGATCTCCTCTCCCTTCGGGAGGAGCTGATCCGGCAGTACGCAGATGAATATGATGAGTTTCTCCCCCACAAGGCAATAGGAAAAGTCCGGCTCTATGAAGAGAGCGCACTGAAACGGTTCCGGGTGATTGCAGACCTCACCGCACAGGGGATGTCCCGTGAAGGTATCGTCATGGTGTTAAAGGGTGGGAAACCTCTCCAGGAGCTTGCCCCTGATGAGGGATCTGATGCTCCGGAAAAAAAGGAATCCCGTCCACCGCCGCCGCGTCCGGAGCTGCTTGATGAGGTTGTGCTGGCTGCGAACAGGACTCTTGAGGCAACAAGCCATATGGATCACCGGATTGGAGCTATCCGGAACGGGATGGAGACAAATACCGAACGGATACTCCACGAGATCGGTCTTCTCAGGGGTGATCTCCAGGCGTCACGTGATGAACTCAGGACACTCTGGTCACAGGTGAGGGAGCTTGAAGACGATCTCAGGGAACGTGAACTGCGGAAGTCCTGGCTTGAGCGGGTTGCCAGACGGTTTTCCCGTTAG